A genomic window from Rhodococcus sp. KBS0724 includes:
- a CDS encoding SDR family NAD(P)-dependent oxidoreductase yields MFVVSDSAFVPGPMLTGKKAVVTGGAHAIGAAIARAYASHGAQVLVVDVDTEPVADIEFDSTAGGSVSSLSYDVREAEVPQELIDFAPDILVNNVGHFLAAPQTFSATTPAFWSDMGNINFDHVLRLTHALLPGMIERGAGGSILNLTTVEAHRAIPGHTVYSAYKAALTQFTRSLGVEIGSTGVRVNAIAPDLIESVQVPYRSIVAADDWAKWPQWAPLGGPGQPVDIAGPALFLASDLARYITGTVIHVDGGSHAAGGWFPKEEGGWTNRPRKA; encoded by the coding sequence ATGTTTGTGGTGAGCGATTCGGCGTTTGTCCCGGGGCCGATGTTGACGGGCAAGAAAGCCGTGGTGACGGGTGGTGCGCACGCTATCGGCGCCGCAATTGCGCGGGCATATGCGAGCCACGGTGCACAGGTGCTCGTCGTCGACGTCGACACCGAACCAGTCGCGGACATCGAATTCGATTCCACAGCAGGTGGTTCGGTTTCGAGCTTGTCTTACGACGTTCGCGAAGCGGAAGTACCGCAGGAGCTGATCGACTTCGCTCCTGACATTCTGGTGAACAACGTCGGCCATTTTCTGGCAGCGCCGCAGACTTTTTCGGCCACGACGCCGGCGTTCTGGTCGGATATGGGCAATATCAATTTCGACCACGTTCTGCGCCTGACGCATGCGCTGCTTCCCGGCATGATCGAGCGCGGCGCCGGTGGATCGATCCTCAACCTGACCACGGTGGAAGCTCATCGGGCCATCCCGGGGCACACCGTGTACTCGGCGTACAAGGCCGCGCTGACGCAGTTCACCAGAAGTCTCGGCGTCGAGATCGGTAGTACGGGCGTGCGCGTCAATGCAATTGCGCCCGACCTCATCGAGTCGGTGCAGGTGCCGTATCGGTCGATCGTCGCCGCTGACGATTGGGCCAAGTGGCCGCAGTGGGCACCGCTGGGTGGTCCGGGTCAACCGGTGGATATTGCCGGGCCGGCTCTGTTTCTTGCATCGGACCTGGCGAGGTACATCACCGGCACCGTCATCCACGTCGACGGTGGCTCACACGCTGCGGGCGGCTGGTTCCCCAAAGAAGAGGGTGGTTGGACCAACCGCCCCCGAAAGGCCTGA
- a CDS encoding TIGR03619 family F420-dependent LLM class oxidoreductase, producing the protein MTTLSLNVPNFGATLAADSYGKLVQVCQSAETVGFDRVLVTDHVVMGSDNSAYTWSAFPTEPDANWLEPLSVLAFVAGQTTTIRLGTGIVIAALRGGAVLAKTAATIDLLSRGRLDLGVGTGWQEREYDAVGMDFGKRGPLLDDALAVCRALWTSAPASVDTPRLKFDDVYCAPRPAAGIPIWVSGSLSKAVVRRVATWGDGWIPIMGATNDDLREGAGVIRKAMADLGRDASTLGIRGRLTIAKASDGSIDLRATMLGAEELVDAGATDVLVALGALDPNPDDAMAVFGELASAFKSATA; encoded by the coding sequence ATGACAACTTTGAGTCTCAATGTGCCGAACTTCGGCGCTACGCTGGCCGCTGATTCCTACGGGAAACTCGTTCAGGTCTGTCAAAGCGCGGAGACAGTCGGGTTCGATCGAGTCCTGGTCACCGATCACGTCGTGATGGGTTCGGACAACTCCGCGTACACGTGGTCGGCGTTTCCCACCGAGCCGGACGCGAATTGGCTCGAACCCTTGAGCGTGCTGGCTTTTGTCGCCGGACAGACCACAACGATTCGACTGGGTACGGGCATCGTGATCGCGGCGTTGCGCGGGGGAGCCGTGCTGGCCAAGACCGCTGCGACCATCGACCTTCTCTCGCGTGGCCGCTTGGATCTCGGAGTCGGAACCGGTTGGCAGGAACGTGAATACGACGCTGTGGGAATGGACTTCGGCAAGCGCGGACCGCTGCTGGACGACGCATTGGCAGTCTGCCGTGCACTGTGGACTTCGGCGCCGGCAAGCGTCGACACACCCCGTCTGAAGTTCGACGATGTGTACTGCGCACCCCGCCCGGCCGCTGGAATCCCCATCTGGGTGTCCGGTTCGCTGTCCAAGGCCGTGGTGCGACGCGTCGCGACCTGGGGTGACGGGTGGATTCCGATCATGGGCGCCACCAATGACGACCTGCGCGAGGGTGCAGGCGTCATCCGCAAGGCGATGGCTGACCTCGGCCGGGATGCGTCGACCCTGGGCATTCGTGGACGCCTGACGATTGCCAAGGCGTCGGACGGATCGATCGACTTACGTGCGACGATGCTCGGGGCCGAAGAACTTGTCGACGCGGGCGCGACCGACGTGCTGGTGGCTCTGGGCGCGCTCGACCCGAACCCGGACGATGCGATGGCCGTCTTCGGGGAACTGGCGTCAGCTTTCAAATCCGCAACCGCGTAG
- a CDS encoding nitroreductase, giving the protein MTENTATLSSLESLLDSRISCRAYEDRQVPREVINEILRLAQKTPSWCNTQPWQVAITEGDGTERFRAGLGAYVMANPQESDFEFPREYQGVYKSRRFDCAMALYSSVGIEHGDRAGSGAQTMKNFELFGAPHVAIITTDEALGTYGAVDCGLYVNSFLLAAQSLGVATIPQAALAGCSKFIHEHFGIDDTRKVVCAISFGYADTDHPVNGFRTDREDVDNVVQWMSN; this is encoded by the coding sequence ATGACCGAGAACACCGCCACCTTGTCGAGCCTCGAATCGCTCCTCGACTCCCGAATCAGTTGCCGGGCGTACGAGGATCGTCAGGTTCCTCGTGAGGTCATCAACGAGATCCTTCGACTCGCGCAGAAGACACCGTCGTGGTGCAACACCCAGCCGTGGCAAGTGGCAATCACGGAAGGTGACGGAACCGAGAGGTTCCGGGCCGGTCTGGGCGCCTATGTCATGGCCAATCCGCAGGAGTCCGATTTCGAGTTCCCGCGCGAGTACCAGGGGGTGTACAAGTCGCGCAGGTTCGATTGTGCGATGGCACTGTATTCGAGCGTCGGCATCGAACACGGTGACCGTGCCGGGTCAGGCGCTCAGACGATGAAGAACTTCGAACTCTTCGGCGCTCCGCACGTTGCCATCATCACCACGGACGAGGCTTTGGGGACGTACGGGGCCGTCGACTGCGGTCTTTATGTCAACAGCTTCCTGCTCGCCGCTCAAAGTCTTGGTGTCGCCACGATCCCTCAGGCCGCACTTGCCGGTTGCTCGAAGTTCATTCACGAGCACTTCGGCATCGACGACACTCGCAAGGTCGTGTGCGCGATTTCCTTCGGGTACGCCGATACGGACCACCCGGTAAACGGGTTCCGCACCGACCGCGAGGACGTCGACAACGTCGTGCAGTGGATGTCGAACTGA
- a CDS encoding methyltransferase translates to MSDTPEMFDRLRRFPDIEAPNLFAVDAADRLILDEAADALAAAPSGSVVVIGDHYGALTAGAVLEHGRSEVRVHQDPLTGELALANNARELGFTEHYTSHGLDEDLLRGARVVLMQLPRSLAELGEISQLIALHADPEVRVFAGGRDKHITPAMNKVLAESFSSVSASRGRQKSRVLRAAEPKPDVAVTFPMTEWLDEFGLDVVAHGAVFAGASLDIGTRLLLENLGKIDITPRDIVDLGCGSGILATAIALKFADAQVVATDQSSAAVASALATASANGVADRVRGLRDDAISTLPDASVDLVLLNPPFHVGAAVHTGGALKLFEAAGRVLRPGGQLWTVHNAHLGYREPLKAAVGASEAMAKNAKFIVMRSIKAS, encoded by the coding sequence ATGTCCGACACCCCCGAAATGTTCGATCGACTCCGCCGTTTTCCCGACATCGAGGCACCCAATCTTTTTGCCGTCGACGCTGCCGATCGGCTGATTCTCGACGAGGCCGCCGACGCACTTGCGGCGGCGCCGTCAGGATCAGTGGTGGTGATCGGCGATCATTACGGCGCGTTGACCGCCGGAGCGGTTCTCGAGCACGGCCGGTCCGAGGTGCGGGTTCACCAGGATCCGCTCACCGGTGAACTGGCGTTGGCGAACAACGCCCGCGAACTCGGCTTCACCGAGCACTACACGTCGCACGGACTCGATGAGGATCTGCTGCGTGGCGCTCGTGTTGTCCTCATGCAGTTGCCTCGCAGCCTCGCCGAACTGGGGGAGATCAGCCAGTTGATCGCGCTCCACGCCGATCCGGAGGTGCGCGTCTTCGCGGGCGGGCGCGACAAGCACATCACCCCGGCCATGAACAAGGTTCTTGCAGAGTCCTTTTCATCGGTTAGCGCGTCGCGAGGCAGACAGAAGTCCCGGGTTCTGCGGGCCGCCGAGCCGAAGCCCGATGTCGCGGTCACATTCCCGATGACCGAGTGGCTCGACGAATTCGGTCTCGATGTAGTCGCGCACGGAGCGGTGTTTGCCGGTGCAAGCCTCGACATCGGAACCCGGTTGTTGCTCGAGAACCTGGGAAAGATCGACATCACCCCCCGCGACATCGTCGACTTGGGCTGCGGCAGCGGCATTCTGGCGACGGCGATCGCTCTGAAGTTCGCAGACGCGCAGGTGGTTGCCACCGACCAGTCGTCAGCGGCGGTGGCGTCGGCGTTGGCCACGGCGTCGGCCAACGGAGTCGCAGATCGGGTGCGTGGTCTGCGCGACGACGCCATCAGCACCCTGCCAGACGCCAGTGTTGACCTTGTTCTCCTGAATCCGCCGTTCCACGTCGGTGCCGCCGTTCACACCGGTGGCGCGCTCAAGTTGTTCGAGGCAGCGGGTCGGGTGCTGCGTCCGGGCGGGCAGCTCTGGACCGTGCACAACGCTCATCTGGGGTACCGGGAACCGTTGAAAGCTGCGGTCGGTGCGAGTGAGGCGATGGCCAAGAATGCGAAGTTCATCGTCATGCGATCGATCAAAGCGTCCTAG
- a CDS encoding Bax inhibitor-1/YccA family protein, producing MRTTSNPVFRNLPKQEGNGYASFGSATAGASQVTQQFGQPQYAPAEPYQTGPTSRAMTIDDVVTKTGMTLGVLALTALVSYFLVNNDPSLASPFVIVGGLVGLVLVLVATFGRKMDNPAIVLAYAAFEGLFLGALSFMFTAPIEAAGGVSASVLISQAVLGTFGVFFGMLVVYKTGAIRVTPRLTRMIIGALIGVVVLALGNLVASFFIDGGLGLRDGGPIAIIFSLVCIGLAAFSFLLDFDAADQLIRAQAPEKAAWGVALGLTVTLVWLYVEILRLLSYFSRD from the coding sequence GTGCGCACCACCAGCAACCCGGTGTTCCGCAATCTGCCCAAGCAAGAGGGCAACGGATACGCCTCGTTCGGATCTGCGACGGCGGGCGCCTCGCAGGTCACCCAGCAGTTCGGTCAGCCGCAGTACGCTCCGGCCGAGCCCTATCAGACCGGTCCCACCTCGCGGGCCATGACAATCGACGACGTTGTCACCAAGACGGGCATGACGCTCGGTGTGCTCGCGTTGACCGCACTGGTCTCGTACTTCCTCGTGAACAACGACCCGAGTCTCGCATCGCCGTTCGTGATCGTCGGCGGTTTGGTCGGACTTGTTCTGGTTCTCGTTGCGACTTTCGGTCGCAAGATGGACAACCCGGCCATCGTGCTGGCTTATGCCGCGTTCGAGGGTCTCTTCCTGGGTGCTCTGTCATTCATGTTCACAGCCCCGATCGAAGCGGCCGGCGGTGTATCGGCTTCGGTGCTGATCTCACAGGCAGTTCTCGGCACGTTCGGTGTGTTCTTCGGCATGCTCGTGGTCTACAAGACCGGCGCCATTCGTGTGACGCCGCGACTGACCCGCATGATCATCGGTGCCTTGATCGGCGTCGTGGTCTTGGCTCTCGGTAACCTCGTCGCCAGCTTCTTTATCGACGGCGGGCTGGGTCTGCGTGACGGTGGCCCGATCGCCATCATCTTCAGCCTCGTCTGCATCGGTCTTGCAGCCTTCAGCTTCCTCCTCGACTTCGATGCCGCTGATCAGCTGATCCGCGCTCAGGCTCCGGAGAAGGCAGCCTGGGGCGTCGCACTCGGCCTCACCGTCACCTTGGTGTGGCTGTACGTCGAGATCCTGCGCCTGCTGAGCTACTTCAGTCGCGACTGA
- a CDS encoding PLD nuclease N-terminal domain-containing protein, with product MEDSNVDNEVSQPMVPIGFDIAWSVMMILWIVLTVAAVVSIVRSDADPVAKIGWSALAVILPILGPAAWFLASRLRQNAL from the coding sequence ATGGAGGATTCGAACGTGGACAATGAGGTTTCTCAGCCGATGGTGCCGATCGGTTTCGACATCGCCTGGTCTGTGATGATGATCCTGTGGATCGTTCTCACGGTGGCAGCGGTGGTGTCCATCGTGAGATCCGATGCCGATCCAGTCGCAAAGATCGGTTGGTCGGCCCTCGCCGTCATCCTGCCGATCCTCGGACCGGCGGCGTGGTTCCTCGCGAGCAGGCTTCGACAGAACGCACTATGA
- a CDS encoding enoyl-CoA hydratase/isomerase family protein translates to MSTPVLVSDNGSVRTVTLNNPERLNAFAPAGFRALTTALDDAAADPTVAVVVIEGAGKAFSSGVDLRALSEPGADTADFGHAFAPLIVALVEFPKPLVAAVHGVAVGIGLTMLLFCDVVYVAEDARLRAPFTSLGTAPEAASSWMLAKVIGTQRASELLLTARWLSGVEAAEFGLAAAAVPADSVRARAQEAAAQIAGNVGPAVLAAKRLLRQGWSEEARAAVAREDDAARELIRELGSFAQGFTKA, encoded by the coding sequence ATGTCGACACCTGTACTCGTTTCGGACAACGGATCAGTGCGGACCGTGACGCTCAATAATCCCGAACGGCTCAACGCCTTCGCCCCGGCGGGCTTCCGGGCTCTGACCACAGCGCTCGACGACGCAGCAGCAGATCCCACCGTCGCGGTTGTCGTGATCGAAGGTGCCGGCAAGGCGTTCTCGAGCGGAGTTGACCTTCGTGCACTCTCCGAACCGGGAGCGGACACCGCTGATTTCGGCCACGCGTTTGCGCCGTTGATCGTGGCTTTGGTGGAGTTTCCGAAGCCGCTCGTCGCCGCCGTGCATGGCGTTGCTGTCGGAATCGGATTGACGATGCTGCTGTTCTGCGATGTCGTCTATGTTGCCGAGGACGCCAGGTTGCGGGCCCCGTTCACATCCCTGGGGACGGCGCCGGAGGCGGCGAGCAGTTGGATGCTGGCCAAAGTGATTGGTACTCAACGTGCGTCGGAGCTCCTGCTGACAGCGCGTTGGCTCAGTGGGGTGGAAGCCGCGGAGTTCGGTCTGGCTGCCGCAGCAGTGCCTGCCGACAGCGTGCGTGCGCGCGCCCAGGAAGCGGCTGCCCAGATTGCAGGCAATGTCGGGCCTGCGGTCCTCGCCGCGAAAAGGCTACTGCGCCAGGGATGGTCGGAGGAAGCCAGAGCAGCGGTAGCGCGCGAAGACGATGCCGCGCGAGAGTTGATCCGCGAGTTGGGAAGCTTCGCTCAGGGATTCACGAAGGCATAG
- a CDS encoding acetyl-CoA C-acetyltransferase — MPEAVIVSAVRSPIGRAMKGSLKDIRPDDLATQMVAAALAKIPELDPTEIDDLIMGCGQPAGQSGFNIARVVAVQLGYDFLPGVTVNRYCSSSLQTTRMALHAIRAGEGDVFISAGVESVSSFVTGNADGLPNTKNPLFDAAQARSAKLAEGGVAWTDPREEGLLPDVYLGMGQTAENVASATGISREDQDRFAVRSQNRAEEAINRGFFEREITPVTLADGTVVSKDDGPRAGTTYEGISGLKPVFRPDGTVTAGNACPLNDGAAALVIMSDTKAKALGLTPLARIVSTGVSGLSPEIMGLGPIQAVKNALKFAGKSISDIDLFEINEAFAVQVIGSARELGIDEDKLNISGGALALGHPFGMTGARITNTLINNLREQDKTFGVETMCVGGGQGMAMVIERLS; from the coding sequence ATGCCCGAGGCAGTAATCGTCTCAGCAGTACGGTCGCCCATCGGCCGCGCAATGAAGGGTTCGCTCAAGGACATCCGCCCGGATGACCTCGCTACCCAGATGGTTGCAGCCGCGCTGGCGAAGATCCCGGAGCTCGATCCCACCGAGATCGACGACCTCATCATGGGTTGCGGCCAGCCTGCCGGACAGTCGGGCTTCAACATCGCCCGCGTCGTCGCAGTTCAGCTGGGCTACGACTTCCTCCCCGGCGTGACCGTCAACCGTTACTGCTCCTCGTCGCTGCAGACCACCCGCATGGCCCTGCACGCCATCCGCGCAGGCGAGGGCGACGTCTTCATCTCCGCCGGCGTCGAGTCCGTCTCCAGCTTCGTCACGGGCAACGCAGACGGCCTGCCGAACACCAAGAACCCGCTCTTCGACGCAGCCCAGGCTCGTAGCGCCAAGCTCGCCGAAGGTGGAGTCGCCTGGACCGATCCTCGCGAAGAAGGCCTGCTCCCCGACGTCTACCTGGGCATGGGCCAGACGGCCGAGAACGTTGCCTCCGCTACCGGCATCAGCCGCGAAGATCAGGACCGCTTCGCTGTTCGCAGCCAGAACCGCGCAGAGGAAGCCATCAACCGTGGCTTCTTCGAGCGTGAGATCACCCCGGTCACCCTCGCCGACGGCACCGTCGTCTCCAAGGATGACGGCCCGCGCGCCGGCACCACCTACGAAGGCATCAGCGGCCTCAAGCCCGTCTTCCGTCCCGACGGCACCGTCACCGCCGGCAATGCCTGCCCGCTCAACGACGGCGCTGCCGCTCTGGTGATCATGTCCGACACCAAGGCCAAGGCTCTGGGTCTGACGCCCCTCGCCCGCATCGTCTCCACCGGCGTCTCGGGTCTGTCCCCCGAGATCATGGGCCTCGGCCCGATCCAGGCCGTCAAGAACGCCCTGAAGTTCGCGGGCAAGTCGATCTCCGACATCGACCTGTTCGAGATCAACGAGGCATTCGCGGTCCAGGTTATCGGCTCTGCTCGTGAACTCGGCATCGACGAGGACAAGCTCAACATCTCCGGTGGCGCGCTGGCACTTGGCCACCCCTTCGGCATGACCGGTGCACGCATCACCAACACCCTGATCAACAACCTGCGCGAGCAGGACAAGACCTTCGGCGTCGAGACCATGTGTGTCGGTGGCGGACAGGGCATGGCAATGGTGATCGAGCGCCTCAGCTGA
- a CDS encoding SGNH/GDSL hydrolase family protein, giving the protein MSRTGVKASVATVVAGSSAGTATWLAYHYLMSQAGAARGVIGRNVSKPPEADGVYSPGVDAPERWWRGVPFDLHLMIFGDSSAAGVGAVTADEVPGVRIAKLLAEETGKRIRLSTKAIGGATSRGLSGQVDAMFIAGAAPDAAVILIGANDVTAKNAIRASARRLGDAVRRLRESGAVVVVGTCPDLGVVTAIPQPLRTVVREWGHRLAAAQASATKAAGGHPVPLADLLAKEFLASPDTMFSADRFHPSAAGYELAARQIVPVLAAALGEWTGGPLPDLPQVSDAAQAQTMTARVSTALHRVGWIGQPKPAVQELGDD; this is encoded by the coding sequence GTGAGTCGGACCGGAGTGAAAGCGTCGGTGGCCACAGTGGTGGCCGGGTCGAGCGCCGGCACGGCGACGTGGCTGGCATACCACTATCTGATGTCGCAGGCCGGTGCCGCACGCGGCGTGATCGGACGCAATGTCTCCAAACCACCCGAAGCCGACGGTGTGTATTCCCCGGGCGTCGACGCACCGGAGCGGTGGTGGCGTGGTGTTCCGTTCGACCTCCATCTGATGATCTTCGGCGATTCGTCAGCCGCCGGCGTGGGCGCCGTGACGGCAGACGAGGTACCGGGAGTCCGGATCGCGAAGCTCCTCGCGGAGGAAACCGGGAAGCGAATCCGTTTGAGCACCAAGGCCATCGGCGGCGCAACGTCGCGGGGGCTGAGCGGGCAGGTCGACGCCATGTTCATTGCCGGCGCGGCGCCGGACGCGGCAGTGATCCTGATCGGCGCAAACGACGTGACTGCCAAGAACGCTATTCGAGCGTCGGCCAGACGGCTCGGCGACGCGGTGCGACGCTTGCGTGAGAGCGGCGCCGTCGTCGTGGTGGGCACGTGTCCCGATCTGGGGGTGGTCACCGCGATCCCGCAACCGCTGCGAACCGTCGTCCGCGAGTGGGGGCACCGTTTGGCCGCAGCGCAGGCGTCGGCGACAAAAGCTGCGGGCGGGCATCCCGTTCCGCTGGCCGATCTGCTCGCAAAAGAATTCCTCGCGTCACCTGACACCATGTTCTCGGCTGATCGCTTCCACCCGTCGGCGGCCGGCTACGAGCTGGCAGCCCGCCAGATAGTGCCGGTGCTCGCTGCGGCGCTGGGCGAATGGACCGGCGGGCCACTCCCCGATCTCCCCCAGGTCTCGGACGCCGCTCAGGCCCAGACGATGACTGCCCGCGTCTCCACGGCACTACATCGCGTCGGGTGGATCGGACAGCCGAAACCTGCAGTACAGGAGCTTGGCGACGACTGA
- a CDS encoding cystathionine beta-synthase, giving the protein MRIAEHVVDLIGNTPLVKLTSVTGENYGTVAAKVEYLNPGGSSKDRIAVKMIDAAEASGELKPGGTIVEPTSGNTGIGLALVAQKRGYKCVFVCPDKVSEDKRNVLRAYGAEVVVCPTAVAPEHPNSYYSVSDRLTREIPGAWKPNQYSNPGGPASHYETTGPEIWADTDGKITHFVAGVGTGGTITGTGRYLKEVSGGTVKVVGVDPEGSVYSGGTGRPYLVEGVGEDFWPTAYDPSIPDEIIAVSDADSFEMTRRLAREEGLLVGGSCGMAVVAALEVAKREGPDALVVVLLPDGGRGYLSKIFNDQWMASYGFLRTPLDGKANVPTVGDVLRGKSGELPDLVHTHPSETLRDAIEILREYGVSQMPVVGAEPPVMAGEVAGSVTERDLLSAVFEGRAQLADSVEKHMSAPFPLIGSGEPVSAATKALGDTDALMVVDDGKPVGVITRHDLLGFLSAGS; this is encoded by the coding sequence ATGCGCATCGCGGAACACGTCGTAGACCTCATCGGCAACACCCCACTCGTCAAACTCACGTCCGTCACGGGCGAGAATTACGGCACCGTGGCAGCCAAGGTCGAGTACCTCAACCCGGGCGGTAGCTCCAAGGACCGTATCGCCGTCAAGATGATCGACGCGGCGGAAGCCTCCGGAGAATTGAAGCCGGGCGGCACCATCGTCGAACCCACGTCAGGTAACACCGGAATCGGCCTGGCTCTCGTCGCTCAGAAACGCGGATACAAGTGTGTGTTCGTCTGCCCTGACAAGGTCAGCGAGGACAAGCGAAACGTTCTGCGTGCTTACGGAGCCGAGGTGGTCGTCTGCCCCACAGCCGTCGCACCCGAGCACCCCAACAGCTACTACAGCGTCTCCGATCGCCTCACCCGTGAGATTCCGGGCGCCTGGAAGCCCAACCAGTATTCCAACCCGGGCGGACCGGCAAGCCACTACGAGACCACCGGCCCCGAGATCTGGGCTGACACCGACGGCAAGATCACGCACTTCGTCGCAGGCGTCGGCACCGGCGGAACCATTACAGGCACCGGCCGCTACCTGAAGGAAGTGTCCGGGGGCACCGTCAAGGTTGTCGGCGTCGATCCCGAAGGTTCCGTCTACTCCGGCGGCACCGGTCGCCCGTACCTGGTCGAAGGCGTCGGCGAAGATTTCTGGCCCACCGCCTACGATCCGTCCATCCCGGACGAGATCATCGCTGTGTCTGATGCGGACTCCTTCGAGATGACGCGTCGTCTCGCCCGTGAAGAAGGCCTGCTGGTCGGTGGATCGTGCGGCATGGCTGTCGTCGCGGCACTCGAAGTCGCCAAGCGCGAAGGCCCCGACGCACTTGTTGTCGTGCTCCTTCCCGACGGTGGCCGCGGCTACCTGTCCAAGATCTTCAACGACCAGTGGATGGCGTCGTACGGCTTTTTGCGGACCCCGCTCGACGGCAAGGCAAATGTCCCCACCGTTGGCGACGTGCTGCGCGGAAAGTCGGGAGAACTGCCCGACCTCGTGCATACTCACCCGTCGGAAACCCTGCGCGACGCCATCGAGATCCTGCGTGAATACGGTGTGTCTCAGATGCCGGTGGTCGGCGCTGAACCGCCCGTCATGGCAGGCGAGGTTGCCGGCAGTGTCACCGAACGGGATCTGCTCAGCGCCGTCTTCGAAGGCCGTGCGCAGCTTGCCGATTCGGTCGAAAAGCACATGAGTGCGCCGTTCCCGCTTATCGGATCAGGCGAGCCGGTCTCGGCCGCTACCAAGGCGCTCGGCGACACCGACGCGCTTATGGTCGTGGACGACGGCAAGCCCGTCGGTGTCATCACACGCCACGACCTTTTGGGATTCCTCAGCGCCGGATCCTGA
- a CDS encoding cystathionine gamma-synthase, with protein MSEQRSKADNISWQGFSTKAVHAGYEPDPLTGAVNVPIYASSTFAQDGVGGMRSGFEYARTGNPTRRPLEANLAALESGSYGRAFSSGMAATDCLLRSVLRPGDHLVIPDDAYGGTFRLIDKVFTQWGIEYTPAPVSDVDAVRAAMRPNTKLVWVETPTNPLLNIGDIELLAEVAHEGNAKIVVDNTFASPYLQQPLQLGADVALHSTTKYIGGHSDVVGGALVCDDEELDHAFGFLQNGSGGVPGPFDAFLTLRGIKTLALRMERHSDNAEKVVELLDGHPAVASVIYPGLASHPSHKVAAKQMRRFGGMISVRLKGGKAAALDLCSRTEIFTLAESLGGVESLIEFPGAMTHASTAGSALEVPDDLVRLSVGIEDASDLVGDIEQALA; from the coding sequence ATGAGCGAGCAACGCAGCAAGGCCGACAACATCAGCTGGCAGGGTTTCTCCACGAAGGCGGTACACGCGGGCTACGAGCCTGATCCGCTGACCGGTGCCGTCAACGTTCCGATCTACGCGAGTTCTACCTTCGCGCAAGACGGTGTGGGCGGGATGCGCAGTGGATTCGAGTACGCACGCACGGGCAATCCCACTCGTCGACCGCTCGAAGCGAACCTTGCGGCACTCGAATCAGGTAGCTACGGTCGGGCTTTCAGCTCGGGTATGGCTGCCACGGACTGCCTCCTTCGATCCGTTCTGCGCCCGGGTGACCACCTCGTCATTCCCGACGACGCCTATGGCGGAACCTTCCGGCTCATCGACAAGGTCTTCACGCAGTGGGGCATCGAATACACTCCGGCTCCGGTGTCGGACGTCGACGCGGTGCGCGCAGCGATGCGCCCCAACACCAAGCTGGTGTGGGTGGAAACACCCACGAACCCGCTGCTCAACATCGGTGACATCGAGCTCTTGGCCGAGGTTGCGCATGAGGGCAACGCAAAGATTGTGGTGGACAACACCTTTGCCTCGCCGTACTTGCAGCAGCCCCTGCAGTTGGGTGCCGACGTCGCTCTGCATTCCACTACCAAGTACATCGGTGGACACTCCGATGTGGTCGGTGGCGCACTGGTCTGCGACGACGAAGAACTCGACCATGCTTTCGGGTTCCTGCAGAACGGTTCCGGCGGTGTCCCCGGTCCGTTCGACGCGTTCCTCACCTTGCGCGGCATCAAGACGCTGGCTTTGCGGATGGAGCGTCACAGCGACAACGCCGAAAAGGTTGTCGAACTGCTCGACGGGCACCCCGCCGTCGCGAGCGTCATCTACCCGGGCCTCGCCTCGCATCCGTCGCACAAGGTTGCGGCCAAGCAGATGCGCCGATTCGGCGGCATGATCTCCGTGCGACTCAAGGGCGGCAAAGCTGCCGCTCTCGACTTGTGCTCGCGCACCGAGATCTTCACGCTCGCAGAATCTCTCGGCGGCGTCGAATCGCTCATCGAGTTCCCCGGCGCCATGACCCACGCGTCGACGGCCGGTTCCGCGCTCGAGGTTCCCGACGACCTGGTTCGCCTGTCGGTTGGTATCGAGGATGCTTCCGACCTGGTCGGCGATATCGAGCAGGCGCTGGCGTAA